A single genomic interval of Sceloporus undulatus isolate JIND9_A2432 ecotype Alabama chromosome 2, SceUnd_v1.1, whole genome shotgun sequence harbors:
- the LOC121924000 gene encoding pantothenate kinase 3 isoform X1: MRDLHSSQERFDSNKAFPWFGMDIGGTLVKLAYFEPIDITAEEEQEEVESLKSIRKYLTSNVAYGSTGIRDVHLELKDLILFGRKGNLHFIRFPTHDLPTFIQMGRSKNFSTLHTVLCATGGGAYKFEEDFRTIGDLQLHKLDELDCLVKGLLYIDSVSFNGQAECYYFENASEPERCQKMPFNLDDPYPLLVVNIGSGVSILAVHSKDNYKRVTGTSLGGGTFLGLCSLLTGCESFEEALEMASKGDSTHADKLVRDIYGGDYERFGLPGWAVASSFGNMIYKEKRESVSKEDLARATLVTITNNIGSIARMCAVNEKINRVVFVGNFLRVNTLSMKLLAYALDYWSKGQLKALFLEHEGYFGAVGALLGLPNFS, from the exons ATGAGAGATTTACACAGTTCTCAAGAAAGATTTGATTCCAATAAAG CTTTTCCCTGGTTTGGCATGGACATTGGGGGAACCCTAGTGAAGCTTGCATATTTTGAACCTATTGATATTACTGcagaagaagagcaggaagaaGTTGAAAGCCTGAAGAGTATTCGCAAATACCTGACATCCAACGTAGCATATGGGTCCACTGGCATTCGAGATGTTCATCTCGAGCTCAAGGACTTGATACTCTTTGGCCGAAAGGGAAATTTGCACTTTATCCGATTCCCAACCCATGATTTGCCTACTTTTATTCAGATGGGAAGAAGTAAAAACTTCTCAACACTGCATACGGTGCTGTGTGCCACTGGCGGTGGTGCCTATAAGTTTGAAGAAGATTTTCGCACA ATTGGAGACCTCCAGCTGCACAAACTGGATGAACTTGACTGCCTTGTCAAAGGCTTATTGTATATAGATTCTGTCAGTTTTAACGGCCAGGCTGAGTGCTACTATTTTGAAAATGCATCAGAACCTGAAAGATGCCAAAAGATGCCTTTTAATTTAGATGATCCATACCCACTGCTGGTTGTAAACATTGGTTCAGGGGTCAGTATTTTAGCTGTCCATTCCAAAGACAACTATAAAAGAGTAACTGGAACAAG TCTAGGTGGTGGGACCTTTCTTGGTTTGTGCAGTTTGCTAACAGGATGTGAAAGTTTTGAAGAAGCTCTGGAAATGGCATCCAAAGGGGACAGCACCCATGCTGACAAGCTAGTCCGGGATATTTATGGGGGTGATTATGAACGGTTTGGCCTGCCAGGTTGGGCAGTGGCATCTAG tTTTGGGAACATGATCTACAAGGAAAAACGAGAATCAGTCAGTAAAGAAGACCTGGCTAGAGCGACATTGGTTACTATCACCAATAATATTGGATCTATAGCTCGCATGTGTGCTGTAAATGAG aAAATAAACCGAGTCGTCTTTGTGGGTAACTTTTTACGAGTGAATACATTGTCAATGAAGCTTTTGGCATATGCATTGGATTACTGGTCCAAAGGCCAGTTGAAGGCTTTGTTCCTAGAACATGAG GGGTACTTTGGTGCAGTTGGTGCCCTCCTCGGATTGCCAAATTTCAGCTGA
- the LOC121924000 gene encoding pantothenate kinase 3 isoform X2: MKIKDAKKPSFPWFGMDIGGTLVKLAYFEPIDITAEEEQEEVESLKSIRKYLTSNVAYGSTGIRDVHLELKDLILFGRKGNLHFIRFPTHDLPTFIQMGRSKNFSTLHTVLCATGGGAYKFEEDFRTIGDLQLHKLDELDCLVKGLLYIDSVSFNGQAECYYFENASEPERCQKMPFNLDDPYPLLVVNIGSGVSILAVHSKDNYKRVTGTSLGGGTFLGLCSLLTGCESFEEALEMASKGDSTHADKLVRDIYGGDYERFGLPGWAVASSFGNMIYKEKRESVSKEDLARATLVTITNNIGSIARMCAVNEKINRVVFVGNFLRVNTLSMKLLAYALDYWSKGQLKALFLEHEGYFGAVGALLGLPNFS; the protein is encoded by the exons CTTTTCCCTGGTTTGGCATGGACATTGGGGGAACCCTAGTGAAGCTTGCATATTTTGAACCTATTGATATTACTGcagaagaagagcaggaagaaGTTGAAAGCCTGAAGAGTATTCGCAAATACCTGACATCCAACGTAGCATATGGGTCCACTGGCATTCGAGATGTTCATCTCGAGCTCAAGGACTTGATACTCTTTGGCCGAAAGGGAAATTTGCACTTTATCCGATTCCCAACCCATGATTTGCCTACTTTTATTCAGATGGGAAGAAGTAAAAACTTCTCAACACTGCATACGGTGCTGTGTGCCACTGGCGGTGGTGCCTATAAGTTTGAAGAAGATTTTCGCACA ATTGGAGACCTCCAGCTGCACAAACTGGATGAACTTGACTGCCTTGTCAAAGGCTTATTGTATATAGATTCTGTCAGTTTTAACGGCCAGGCTGAGTGCTACTATTTTGAAAATGCATCAGAACCTGAAAGATGCCAAAAGATGCCTTTTAATTTAGATGATCCATACCCACTGCTGGTTGTAAACATTGGTTCAGGGGTCAGTATTTTAGCTGTCCATTCCAAAGACAACTATAAAAGAGTAACTGGAACAAG TCTAGGTGGTGGGACCTTTCTTGGTTTGTGCAGTTTGCTAACAGGATGTGAAAGTTTTGAAGAAGCTCTGGAAATGGCATCCAAAGGGGACAGCACCCATGCTGACAAGCTAGTCCGGGATATTTATGGGGGTGATTATGAACGGTTTGGCCTGCCAGGTTGGGCAGTGGCATCTAG tTTTGGGAACATGATCTACAAGGAAAAACGAGAATCAGTCAGTAAAGAAGACCTGGCTAGAGCGACATTGGTTACTATCACCAATAATATTGGATCTATAGCTCGCATGTGTGCTGTAAATGAG aAAATAAACCGAGTCGTCTTTGTGGGTAACTTTTTACGAGTGAATACATTGTCAATGAAGCTTTTGGCATATGCATTGGATTACTGGTCCAAAGGCCAGTTGAAGGCTTTGTTCCTAGAACATGAG GGGTACTTTGGTGCAGTTGGTGCCCTCCTCGGATTGCCAAATTTCAGCTGA